In one window of Pseudochaenichthys georgianus chromosome 5, fPseGeo1.2, whole genome shotgun sequence DNA:
- the tnks1bp1 gene encoding 182 kDa tankyrase-1-binding protein yields the protein MESSFEVSQTDGTSNPKPFLAPKPRLTPKPFSLQKNTTIRSIHAPKTVTSNSTKTTQQTVKSGAAGLPKPSVTAPAPKPPQQTPTSASKPKTDVSVLPTDPPKSTKEGIASGEDTLDSSVVKPDPAPPKVTPKPPPIQKDDVIQANHKASTEIVTKPVQKEENKKEDESQTSVVQNLEESGSDVSSTDNPAYGWGGSRKRLSMKLTSKFESGGPCLSPQPAVTITTTDTKDDADKSEPSDPEPSQPTSEPSNKEGDDGALLGVNSGGGSIKRRISLLFDSSLKPEIMTKREEPEIINGAGRVKGVRERMKIWAKETPPEDPKTEKKPQVAPRSRSKIFEPATAPTVETPTMPPAAPETWSSHTLDLPSKVSPAEPPTETPMETSKDALTDARSTESSKETPEEDMENTLSEGSVKLRKQGSYTINADEGDSSETPEHALKRDNVKRRSVRFGVVERDDGGPPLILGSPSSSEDEEEEEEESEDEAKEDVPTPVYRRVGGLQKKEDDKAQEEERLKHLEFEKRRRADEHEQPRVKMEEEKARQREEEERERERLDREEMEREREKELMWQREEERERAKQKEERLQQDQEEGNKREVINKKKQREEEWEQEWVKQTERIREEEQGEGEKELEWQREEERERAKQKEERLRQVQEERKEGVDERLVSGKEEYNVQRKVREKEGNKKLQREEEWEQAWVSQAERLSGGDEEEMVRQRQKEEERERARQKEERLRQEEREKERLRAEERREEERKRQIEEERREEERKRRIEEERREEERKRQIEEERAEEEKKRQIEEERGEEERKRQIEEERREEERKRQIEEEIREEERKRQREEEIRQEERKRQIEEERREGERKRQIEEERREEERKRQREEERREEERKRQREEERGEEERKRQIEEERREEERKRQREEDIREEERKRQIEEERGDEERKRQIDEGRREEERKRQREEERGEEERKRQIEEERREDERKRQSEKDQFEELEKQMEEEFEIKRAQELEENRRKEEERERERQIRLKELQEKEEEMERMRQIQLERQREDERREEERKGQMEKEREVELERKLREEYERKQAQEREEKLQMEGERKRQERESVADRAETNVINFDFEDVPPKPLLSPTKREAEVEVVYDDFSVRPPDMHVVYDDFSVKPKRWGSKPKADTRPPSKSWADYSGNRQEVVDWLAPLEVSPVENRVREQVERTILPEPTIALESPEEEEKEEEEEEEQSPEEEELISLEMEEEEDELKAPVNSYSPTGEDTDALIDSEPEQQNEACEQTSDIDSPEPVPDEEPEEPSEDPDTTDFSRVPEQAPFPESSTPLLDTSAQRSKAVLGKRRSRSRPPRSMRGGFSPKESQDWRAQDTIDEKKAPSKQRDSDSEEEQPKPKIAHSPTPSQRVPMFTGLNPASLIAQLKRRTCGGGTRGGEEKEENKGREEKESRNEEAAPSPSKPSRSPRPAARSPRPAARSPRQAAHLPGAARVLPPIGGGGGGSVSSPAWLKELQSKKRLSHHDSEA from the exons ATGGAGAGCTCCTTTGAGGTTTCCCAGACTGACGGCACCTCTAACCCCAAACCATTTCTGGCCCCCAAACCTCGACTCACTCCCAAGCCCTTCTCTCTGCAGAAGAACACCACCATCCGCTCCATCCATGCCCCAAAGACGGTCACTTCAAACTCGACGAAAACCACACAGCAGACGGTCAAATCAGGAGCTGCAGGTCTCCCCAAACCTTCAGTGACAGCACCCGCACCGAAACCCCCTCAACAAACCCCCACCTCTGCTTCCAAACCCAAGACAGATGTAAGTGTCTTACCGACAGATCCACCAAAGTCAACCAAAGAAGGGATAGCAAGTGGAGAGGATACTCTTGATTCCAGCGTGGTAAAACCTGATCCTGCTCCACCCAAAGTGACACCCAAGCCTCCGCCAATCCAGAAAGACGATGTCATCCAAGCAAATCACAAAGCATCCACGGAAATTGTAACTAAACCAGTACAGAAAGAAGAAAATAAGAAAGAAGATGAATCACAGACTTCTGTCGTACAAAACCTCGAAGAATCAGGCAGTGACGTTTCCTCTACAGACAATCCAGCGTATGGATGGGGCGGCAGCAGGAAGCGGCTGTCCATGAAGCTCACCTCCAAGTTTGAGTCAGGTGGCCCATGTCTGTCCCCCCAGCCAGCTGTTACCATCACAACAACCGACACCAAAGATGATGCAGACAAGTCAGAGCCTTCAGACCCAGAGCCGAGCCAGCCAACATCAGAGCCGTCCAACAAGGAGGGCGATGATGGAGCGCTGCTGGGGGTAAACAGCGGAGGGGGAAGCATAAAACGCAGAATCAGCCTCCTGTTTGACTCCTCATTGAAGCCAGAGATCATGACAAAGAGAGAGGAGCCGGAAATTATAAATGGTGCAGGAAGAGTGAAGGGTGTAAGGGAGAGAATGAAAATCTGGGCAAAGGAAACACCCCCCGAGGATCCAAAGACTGAGAAGAAGCCTCAGGTTGCTCCAAGATCTCGCTCCAAGAT CTTTGAGCCAGCAACTGCTCCAACAGTGGAAACACCCACAATGCCGCCTGCTGCTCCTGAAACCTGGTCCAGTCACACATTGGATCTTCCATCAAAGGTGTCGCCCGCCGAACCACCCACAGAGACCCCGATGGAAACATCCAAAGACGCTCTTACTGATGCCCGCTCAACAGAAAGCTCCAAAGAAACGCCAGAAGAGGATATGGAGAACACGTTAAGTGAAGGGAGTGTCAAACTACGCAAACAAGGTTCATATACAATCAACGCTGATGAGGGAGACTCCAGTGAGACACCTGAACACGCTCTCAAGAGGGACAATGTCAAACGACGCTCTGTTCGCTTCGGTGTGGTGGAGAGAGATGATGGTGGGCCTCCATTGATCCTGGGCTCACCGTCTTCCAGCgaggatgaagaggaagaggaagaagaatcTGAGGATGAAGCTAAAGAGGACGTCCCTACGCCTGTCTACAGAAGAGTAGGAGGTCTACAGAAGAAGGAAGATGATAAGGCGCAAGAAGAAGAACGTCTGAAACATTTGGAATTTGAAAAAAGACGAAGAGCAGATGAACACGAGCAGCCGAGAGTCAAGATGGAAGAAGAGAAGGCGAGGCagagggaagaggaggagagggagagagaaaggttggACAGAGAGGAGATGGAGCGGGAAAGAGAGAAGGAGTTGATGTGGCAGAGAGaagaggaaagagagagggcGAAACAGAAAGAAGAGAGACTTCAACAAGATCAGGAAGAGGGAAACAAGAGAGAAGTTATTAATAAAAAGAAACAACGAGAGGAGGAGTGGGAACAAGAGTGGGTGAAGCAGACGGAGAGGataagagaagaagaacaggggGAAGGAGAGAAGGAGTTGGAGTGGCAGAGAGaagaggaaagagagagggcGAAACAGAAAGAAGAGAGACTAAGACAAGTtcaggaggagaggaaagaggGAGTGGACGAGAGACTGGTCAGCGGGAAAGAAGAATACAACGTCCAGCGGAAAGTGAGAGAGAAGGAAGGCAACAAGAAGTTACAAAGAGAGGAGGAGTGGGAACAAGCCTGGGTGAGCCAGGCAGAGAGGCTGAGTGGAGGAGACGAGGAAGAGATGGTGCGGCAGAGGcagaaagaggaggagagggagagggcgaGACAGAAAGAGGAAAGACTCAgacaggaggagagggagaaagaaaGACTACGAGCGGAGGAGAGAAGGGAAGAggaaaggaagaggcagataGAGGAGGAGAGACGGGAAGAGGAAAGGAAGAGGCGGATAGAGGAGGAGAGAAGGGAAGAGGAAAGGAAGAGACAGATAGAGGAGGAGAGAGCAGAAGAGGAAAAGAAAAGACAgatagaggaggagagaggagaagaggAAAGGAAAAGACAGATAGAGGAGGAGAGAAGGGAAGAGGAAAGGAAGAGACAGATAGAGGAGGAGATAAGGGAAGAGGAAAGGaaaagacagagagaggaggagataaGGCAAGAGGAAAGGAAGAGACAGATAGAGGAGGAGAGAAGGGAAGGGGAAAGGAAGAGACAGATAGAGGAGGAGAGAAGGGAAGAGGAAaggaagagacagagagaggaggagagaagggaagaggaaaggaaaagacagagagaggaggagagaggagaagaggAAAGGAAAAGACAGATAGAGGAGGAGAGAAGGGAAGAGGAAAGGaaaagacagagagaggaggaCATAAGGGAAGAGGAAAGGAAAAGACAgatagaggaggagagaggagatgaGGAAAGGAAAAGACAGATAGATGAGGGGAGAAGGGAAGAGGAAAGGaaaagacagagagaggaggagagaggagaagaggAAAGGAAAAGACAGATAGAGGAGGAGAGAAGGGAAGATGAAAGGAAGAGACAAAGTGAGAAAGACCAATTTGAGGAGCTGGAGAAACAAATGGAAGAGGAATTTGAGATAAAGCGTGCACAAGAACTGGAAGAAAACCGAAGAAaggaagaagagagagaaagggagaggcaAATTAGGCTGAAGGAGCTGCAAGAAAAGGAAGAAGAGATGGAGAGAATGAGGCAAATACAGTTggaaagacagagagaggatgagagaagggaagaggaaaggaaggggcagatggagaaagaaagagaggtgGAGCTGGAGAGAAAGCTGCGAGAGGAATACGAGAGAAAGCAAGCACAAGAACGGGAAGAAAAGCTACAaatggagggagagagaaaaaggCAAGAAAGAGAGAGTGTGGCAGACAGAGCAGAGACAAATGTAATCAACTTTGACTTTGAAGATGTGCCTCCGAAGCCGCTGCTTTCCCCCACAAAGAGGGAGGCGGAGGTGGAGGTTGTCTACGATGACTTCTCCGTCAGGCCGCCTGACATGCACGTGGTCTACGACGACTTCTCCGTCAAACCCAAGAGATGGGGCTCGAAGCCGAAAGCAGACACCAGACCGCCCTCGAAGAGTTGGGCAGACTACTCTGGGaacagacaggaagttgttgatTGGTTGGCGCCCCTGGAAGTCAGTCCCGTTGAAAACCGAGTGCGTGAGCAGGTGGAAAGAACAATCCTCCCCGAGCCTACAATAGCCCTGGAAAGTCCagaggaagaagagaaagaggaggaagaggaagaggagcagagCCCAGAAGAGGAAGAGCTCATCTCCTTGGAgatggaggaggaagaagacgaGCTAAAG GCACCTGTTAACAGTTATAGCCCGACGGGGGAAGACACTGATGCTTTGATAGACAGTGAGCCAGAGCAGCAGAATGAGGCCTGCGAGCAGACATCTGACATTGACAG CCCAGAGCCCGTCCCTGACGAGGAACCTGAAGAACCCTCTGAAGACCCTGATACCACTGACTTCTCCAGAGTGCCGGAGCAGGCTCCATTCCCTGAG AGCTCCACTCCTCTCCTCGACACCAGTGCTCAGAGATCGAAGGCAGTTCTGGGTAAGCGCCGAAGTCGGTCGCGTCCGCCACGCTCGATGCGTGGAGGTTTCTCTCCAAAGGAAAGTCAGGACTGGAGAGCCCAGGACACCATAG ATGAAAAGAAGGCACCGTCTAAGCAAAGGGATTCAGACTCTGAGGAGGAGCAGCCTAAACCGAAGATAGCTCATTCTCCTACCCCCTCTCAGAGAGTCCCCATGTTCACTGGTTTGAACCCTGCATCCCTTATT GCTCAGCTGAAAAGGAGAACATGtggaggaggaaccagaggaggagaggaaaaggAAGAAAACAAGGGAAGAGAAGAGAAAGAAAGTCGAAATGAGGAAGCGGCTCCATCTCCCTCAAAACCATCCCGCTCTCCTCGCCCGGCCGCTCGCTCTCCTCGCCCGGCCGCTCGCTCTCCTCGCCAGGCCGCTCATCTCCCCGGGGCGGCCCGAGTCCTGCCACCCATAGGTGGTGGGGGAGGAGG GTCTGTCTCCTCTCCCGCCTGGCTGAAAGAACTGCAGTCTAAGAAGCGCCTGAGTCATCACGACAGCGAGGCTTAG
- the LOC117447164 gene encoding beta-crystallin B3-like isoform X1 — protein MLLLFFRDKMTDKQGTPDQLPAEKGQGGAGATYKLEVFEFENFRGKKVELSSECKDVMEKIQKVGSIIVESGPWVGYERPGFTGEQFVLEKGEYPRWSTWTNCLNSYSLSSFKLLKVDSADHKLHLFENAVFEGRMMEIVDDDVPSIWAYGFQDRVASAKAINGTWVGYMYPGYRGPQYVFEHGDFKHWNDWGANAPQIQSVRRVRDMQWHKRGCYIATTPTPPNPAPAPNPTPNPNPNPTPKPNPTPNPNPAPNPKSQTQPQP, from the exons ATGTTGTTGCTGTTCTTTAGAGACAAAATGACCGACAAGCAGGGAACCCCAGACCAGCTGCCAGCAGAAAAGGGCCAAGGAGGGGCCGGAGCCACATATAAG TTGGAAGTTTTTGAGTTTGAGAACTTTCGGGGAAAGAAGGTGGAGTTGTCTTCAGAATGTAAAGATGTAATGGAGAAGATACAGAAGGTCGGCTCAATCATCGTGGAGTCTGGACC ATGGGTGGGATATGAGCGTCCAGGTTTTACAGGAGAGCAGTTTGTGCTGGAGAAAGGAGAATATCCCCGTTGGAGCACCTGGACCAACTGTCTGAACAGCTACAGCCTGAGCTCATTCAAGCTTCTGAAAGTG GACAGTGCAGATCATAAGCTGCACCTGTTTGAGAATGCAGTGTTTGAAGGTAGAATGATGGAGATTGTTGATGATGACGTCCCCAGTATTTGGGCATATGGTTTCCAGGACCGTGTGGCCAGTGCAAAGGCAATCAATGGAAC GTGGGTGGGATACATGTACCCAGGCTACAGAGGGCCCCAGTATGTGTTTGAGCATGGAGATTTCAAGCACTGGAACGATTGGGGAGCCAATGCACCTCAGATCCAGTCCGTCCGACGTGTGCGGGACATGCAGTGGCACAAGAGAGGGTGCTATATTGCCACCACCCCTACACCTCCcaatcccgcccctgcccccaaTCCAACCCCTAACCCCAATCCAAACCCCACTCCCAAACCGAACCCCACTCCCAATCCTAACCCTGCTCCCAACCCTAAATCCCAAACTCAACCCCAACCTTAA
- the LOC117447164 gene encoding beta-crystallin B3-like isoform X2, protein MTDKQGTPDQLPAEKGQGGAGATYKLEVFEFENFRGKKVELSSECKDVMEKIQKVGSIIVESGPWVGYERPGFTGEQFVLEKGEYPRWSTWTNCLNSYSLSSFKLLKVDSADHKLHLFENAVFEGRMMEIVDDDVPSIWAYGFQDRVASAKAINGTWVGYMYPGYRGPQYVFEHGDFKHWNDWGANAPQIQSVRRVRDMQWHKRGCYIATTPTPPNPAPAPNPTPNPNPNPTPKPNPTPNPNPAPNPKSQTQPQP, encoded by the exons ATGACCGACAAGCAGGGAACCCCAGACCAGCTGCCAGCAGAAAAGGGCCAAGGAGGGGCCGGAGCCACATATAAG TTGGAAGTTTTTGAGTTTGAGAACTTTCGGGGAAAGAAGGTGGAGTTGTCTTCAGAATGTAAAGATGTAATGGAGAAGATACAGAAGGTCGGCTCAATCATCGTGGAGTCTGGACC ATGGGTGGGATATGAGCGTCCAGGTTTTACAGGAGAGCAGTTTGTGCTGGAGAAAGGAGAATATCCCCGTTGGAGCACCTGGACCAACTGTCTGAACAGCTACAGCCTGAGCTCATTCAAGCTTCTGAAAGTG GACAGTGCAGATCATAAGCTGCACCTGTTTGAGAATGCAGTGTTTGAAGGTAGAATGATGGAGATTGTTGATGATGACGTCCCCAGTATTTGGGCATATGGTTTCCAGGACCGTGTGGCCAGTGCAAAGGCAATCAATGGAAC GTGGGTGGGATACATGTACCCAGGCTACAGAGGGCCCCAGTATGTGTTTGAGCATGGAGATTTCAAGCACTGGAACGATTGGGGAGCCAATGCACCTCAGATCCAGTCCGTCCGACGTGTGCGGGACATGCAGTGGCACAAGAGAGGGTGCTATATTGCCACCACCCCTACACCTCCcaatcccgcccctgcccccaaTCCAACCCCTAACCCCAATCCAAACCCCACTCCCAAACCGAACCCCACTCCCAATCCTAACCCTGCTCCCAACCCTAAATCCCAAACTCAACCCCAACCTTAA